ATGCGACGGCGAGGTCAAAAGCTGGAACTTCTGCTCCGGCTTCAGCGCCTCCTGGCGTGCCAGCACCTGGGCGCCGACGTCGTTGCCGACCACCATCAGTTGGGTCTGGCCAGAGATGAAGGCCTGGATGACGGCGTTGTAGTTGTCGAAGCGCTTGATGTCGGCGCCGGCAGGTGCGGCCTCGGTCAGCGAGGTGTCTTCCAGCGTGCCGCGATTGACGGCGATCGACTTGTCGGCGAGGTCTTCCTTGCCGGCAACCTTGAGCTCGGCGGGGCCGATCACGGCGATATAGTAGGGCGCGTAGGCGGCGGCGAAGTCGATGACCTCTTCACGCTCCTTGGAGTAGCCGACGCTCATCAGCAGGTCGACGCGCTTGTCGGTCAGGTAGGGAATGCGGTTCTGGCCGGTCACCGGCACCGGGTTGAGCTTGACCTTGAGCGCGTCGGCGATCGCCTGCGCCACGTCCATGTCATAACCCTTGAGGCTCATGTCGGCGCTGGCCGAGGAGAAGGGCGGGAAATCGGCGAAGACGCCGACATTGATCTGGCCGGCCTTGGCGATGTCTTCGAGCGCGTCGGCATTGGCGGGCTGCACTGCGAAGATGGCGGTGCCTGCGACAAGCAGGGCCGCTGCTGTCGACTGCAGGAGCGTCTTGATATTCATGTCGTGCTTCCCTCTGGGATGTTTGTTGTTGAAGTGTCGCGTTAGCATCTGGCCGCCGCTTCCCAAACAGCGGCCAGTCGAAATTGCTGTTGGTTATGCGCCCTTGCTGGTGACGGAGGGGCTGAACATCATCAGGCTGAGGATCTCGAACAGCACCTGGGCGCCGGCATGCGCCGTGTTGGTCGTCGAATCATATTGCGGTGCGACCTCGACGACGTCGCCGCCGACAAGGTTGAGGCCCTTCAGCCCGCGCACGATCTCCAGCACCTCACGCGTCGTCAGCCCGCCCACCTCGGGCGTGCCGGTGCCGGGCGCGAAGGCCGGGTCGAGGCTGTCGATGTCGAAGGACAGATAGGTCGGACCGTCGCCGACGATCTTCTTCGCCTTCTCGATCACCGCCTGTATGCCCATGCCACTGACCTCTTCGGCGTGGATGATGGTCATGCCGGACTCGTAGGAGAACTCCCACAGATATTCGGCCGAACCGCGGATGCCGATCTGGATGACGCGGCTGGGATCGAGGACGCCGTCGAGCACGGCGTTGCGGAACGGGCCGCCATGGTGGAACTTGGTCAGGTCGTAGGCGCCGCCGGTGTCGCAATGGGCGTCGATGTGGATCATGCCGACCGGGCGCTTCTTGCCGACAGCCTTGAGGATCGGATGGGTGATCGAGTGGTCGCCGCCGACCGACAGCGGCACAACGCCGGCGTCGACGATCTGGCCGATGCGGCGCTCGATGTCCTCATGGCTGAGCTCGAGGCGGTAGCGGCTGCGGAACGGCACGTCGCCGATGTCGGCCACGCGCAGCTCCTGTACCGGGGCGCAGTCGAGCACGTGGTTGTAGGGCCCGATGCGCTCGATGGTGCGCAGCGCGCGCGGGCCGAAACGCGAGCCCGGACGGTTGGTCACGCCGAGATCCATCGGCACGCCGATCATCGCCACCTGCAGATCGCCGAAATCGGGATTGTCGTTATCGACCTGGAGGTAAGGTGCCGTCAGGAAAGTGGGCACGCCCGAATAGGGCGCGAGGCGGGTGCCCGACTTGTTGAAGATCTTGTCGGCGACGCGGCGGAACTTCGGGTCGAACAGGTCGCCGCCATGGCCTTCGCCATATTTCTTGCGCAGCTCGTCGAGCTTTTTGACGTCGAAACCCATGGTGTCCTCCTGTGGTCCGAGATGGCAATGCGGTACGATCGCCTGCGGCCGTCCGCTCCCGGCGGTCGGCCTGATACCTCGTGTTCCCCGCATGCTTTTTGGTTGTTATGAGGCAAGTTTCCGGCAGCGCCGTTGAAATAGCAATTGATAATGTTAAGGTCTGTGCTGTGAGAATTTCTCACAATCGACGCTTCTCCCCCGGTGGAGTTTCCATGTCCCGGCGCCTGCCCCCGCTCAATCCGCTGCGCGCCTTCGAGGCGACCGCGCGCCATGGCTCGCTGACCAAGGCGGCGGGCGAGCTCAACGTCACCCATGGCGCCATCAGCCACCAGATCCGGGCGCTGGAAGCCACGCTCAAGGTCAAGCTGCTGGAGCGCAGCGGCGCGCGCCTCAAGCTCACCCCGCAGGGCGCCGAGCTTCTGCCCGCGGTCACTGGCGCCTTCGAAAGCATCGCTTCCGCCACTGCGCGCATGACCCGCCCGACGAGTTCGGGCAAGCTCACCGTCAGCTGCGTTCCGGCACTGTTGTCCCTGTGGCTGGTGCCGCGCATCGGCGGCTTCACCGCGCAATATCCCGGCATCAGCCTCAGCCTCAACGCCTCCAACGACCCACGCGAGATCCATGCGCCCGACGTCGATGTCTGCATGCTCTATGGCGACGGCAGCTGGACCGACTGCTGGCTGAAGAAGTGGTCGACGCTCGAGCTGTTTCCCGTCGTCAGCCCGACCCTGATCAACAACCGGCCGATCCGCAGCGTGCGCGACCTGTCCGATCACGTTCTGCTCCATGCCGATGACGGGCGCGAATGGCACACCTGGCTCGCCGCCGCCGACGCGCTCGATGTCAAGCCGGTGCAGCAGCACCGCATGTCGGGCGCGAGCCTCACCACCGAAGCGGCGGTGCACGGCCATGGGCTGGCGCTTGGCGACAGCGTCACCGCGTCGGGCATGCTCGCCAAGGGCCAGTTGGTCACGCCGTTCAACCTGTCGGTGCCGGCTGTCGATGCCTTCTACATCGTCTGCC
The nucleotide sequence above comes from Aminobacter aminovorans. Encoded proteins:
- a CDS encoding transporter substrate-binding domain-containing protein, with amino-acid sequence MNIKTLLQSTAAALLVAGTAIFAVQPANADALEDIAKAGQINVGVFADFPPFSSASADMSLKGYDMDVAQAIADALKVKLNPVPVTGQNRIPYLTDKRVDLLMSVGYSKEREEVIDFAAAYAPYYIAVIGPAELKVAGKEDLADKSIAVNRGTLEDTSLTEAAPAGADIKRFDNYNAVIQAFISGQTQLMVVGNDVGAQVLARQEALKPEQKFQLLTSPSHIGLNKNEEGLKKVINDTVAAMLTDGRLSKSSEEWLKVPLNPENLKD
- the speB gene encoding agmatinase; the protein is MGFDVKKLDELRKKYGEGHGGDLFDPKFRRVADKIFNKSGTRLAPYSGVPTFLTAPYLQVDNDNPDFGDLQVAMIGVPMDLGVTNRPGSRFGPRALRTIERIGPYNHVLDCAPVQELRVADIGDVPFRSRYRLELSHEDIERRIGQIVDAGVVPLSVGGDHSITHPILKAVGKKRPVGMIHIDAHCDTGGAYDLTKFHHGGPFRNAVLDGVLDPSRVIQIGIRGSAEYLWEFSYESGMTIIHAEEVSGMGIQAVIEKAKKIVGDGPTYLSFDIDSLDPAFAPGTGTPEVGGLTTREVLEIVRGLKGLNLVGGDVVEVAPQYDSTTNTAHAGAQVLFEILSLMMFSPSVTSKGA
- the gcvA gene encoding transcriptional regulator GcvA, whose protein sequence is MSRRLPPLNPLRAFEATARHGSLTKAAGELNVTHGAISHQIRALEATLKVKLLERSGARLKLTPQGAELLPAVTGAFESIASATARMTRPTSSGKLTVSCVPALLSLWLVPRIGGFTAQYPGISLSLNASNDPREIHAPDVDVCMLYGDGSWTDCWLKKWSTLELFPVVSPTLINNRPIRSVRDLSDHVLLHADDGREWHTWLAAADALDVKPVQQHRMSGASLTTEAAVHGHGLALGDSVTASGMLAKGQLVTPFNLSVPAVDAFYIVCRNEVKSAPIAQVFIDWLFAEREELPARNEQAVTGQISIRKRRGQKAAATG